Genomic segment of Saprospira sp. CCB-QB6:
TCCCGCTTGATTGTTATTAGCATCTAAAAGTACCGCCTGAGCACCAAAGCGACTATAATTACTATTGCTCACGCTAACGCTCAAATTATAGCTTGCACCAGGTATGTATTCGGTAACAGCACTACCATTTTCGTCCAATAAACTGACCGAAACTAAGGTACTCGCCGAGGCCGATCCATGACAGGCCGAACAAGTTGAGCTGGAAAGAGGCGATCCACTATTATCACTTCCTGCAGCCGCCCGGCCACCACTACTACTTTGCAAGCCCGCATAAAGCAAGCCTAAACCAAAGAGGAAAAAAAGGAAAGATTTTCTCATAGCAATTAAGTTTTTTTGGGGAAAGAGTTAAAAAATCTCAGGGGTTCTGCTATCCAAAATAATCGTGACAGGGCCATCATTATGCAAATGAATTTGCATATCGGCTCCAAATTGACCACTAGCTACTTTTTGGCCCAATTGCGCCTCTGCTTTGGCAATGAATTCCTCATAAAGCGGAATCGCTTTTTCTGGCCTAGCCGCCTGAATATAAGAAGGTCGATTTCCTTTTTTACAGGCCGCATAAAGCGTAAATTGACTCACTACAAGCAACTGACCCTGAACATCTTGAATAGAGTAGTTCATTTTTCCTTGCTCGTCATTGAATATACGGATTTTTAGTAGCTTTTGGATGAGCCAATCCAAATCTTTGGGAGTATCTTCTTGATGAATGCCTAAAAGTACAAAAAGTCCTGCCTCAATTTGACCCACCATTTTGCCCTCCACATCCACTTGGGCACTTTTTACTCTTTGAATGACTAAGCGCATATCTTTTGATTTATAGATTGATGAATAGTTTGGGGCCTCCGCAGCAAAGCTGCGGCGCTACGTTTCGGGGCTCGCTATTCGCTCGGCCCTGCGGCGCAAAGCGCCTTGGTCTGCGGCTGCGCCGCCCCCCTGCACATCGCTAGGCCGCTCCTCCTAAGGGCTAGCTTTTAGCCTATTGCTCCGGCCATTTAATGATCTGCGTCTAGCAGGCGGCAAAGCCGCCGCAGGCTGAGGGAAGGTAGGGGGTGGCCGTAGGCCAGACCGAGCAAAAATGCTTTGCATTTTTTGCGATGGGCCGAGCGAGCAGCGAGCCCCCGCACAGCCCGACCCGCCCGAAAACTCATGAGGGTTTTAACCCTCATTTTGTATCGCTTCGCAAAGCGATACCGCTTTGCGCTGGGTTTTAACCCGGCGGAAGGGGCAGCCCCAAAAAATAAAAGCCCTTTCTCCTAAGGGAAAAAGGGCTTTATATAAGGTATGATGAAGGGAAGACCTATTCTTCAGTCTTTTCTTCTTCATTGTCGGCTGCTTCTTCGGTAGCTTCCTCTGTAGTTTCTTCAGTGGCTACGGTTTCAGCAGTTTCGCTGCTTTTCTTTTTGCGGCGACGACGAGTGCGTTTTTTGTCCGCCTCTTGAGTGGCGTCTGCGGCTTCGTTATAATCCACTAGCTCGATGATAGCTACATCAGCGGCATCGCTAGGACGGAAACCCATTTTGAGGATACGTACGTATCCACCGGGGCGCTCAGCGATTTTGGGACCTACTTGATCAAAGAGCTCATTGATTGCGTCTTTGTTCTGAAGGTAGCTAAATACAACACGACGAGAGTGAGTAGTGTTGTCTTTGGCGCGAGTAAGGATAGGCTCAATAAACTTGCGAAGGGCTTTGGCCTTGGGCAAAGTTGTTTTGATGCGTTTGTGTGTAATAAGGGCGATAGCCATATTACGAAGAAGGGCCTTACGGTGGCCAGATTTGCGGCTAAGGTGGTTAAACTTTTTACCGTGTCTCATGATGGTAATTTTATCATCGTAGCACTAAGCGCTTGGGGCTCGGTTACTACAAAAGTGAAAGATTATAATTTACTCTTCGTCGAGTTTGTATTTGCTGAGGTCCATGCCAAAGTTAAGACTTTTGTCTTGGAGCAGCTCTTCAATTTCGACTAGAGATTTTTTACCAAAGTTGCGGAACTTGAGAAGTTCGTGAGTTTCGTACTGCACGAGATCAGCCAAGGTGTTAATTTTGGCTGCTTTGAGGCAGTTATAGGCGCGGACAGAAAGGTCGAGATCTTCCAAAGAAGTTTTGAGCAATTTGCGCATGTGCAAGATATGCTCATCGACAATATTGTCTTCCTTATCGGTTTCATCAGGGAACTTGATATTCTCATCGGTGATGAGCATCAGGTGTTGGATAAGAATTTTTGCGGCTTCTTTGATGGCTTGTTCGGGATGAATAGCGCCATCTGTTTTGATATCGATGTTCAGTTTTTCATAATCGGTATGTTGGCCTACGCGGCTAGCAGATACAGAATAGTGAACATTTTTGATAGGAGTATAAATTGCGTCGATTGGAATATAGCCGATGGGGGCATCTTTAGGCATATTTTCCTCAGCGGGAACATATCCACGGCCCTTAGTTACGGTCAACTCCATTTCGAAAGTCATTTCGTCATCGAGGTTGCAGATCACCAATTCTGGGTTAGTAACTTGGAAAACGTTAGTGTGTTCATTGATATCGGAGGCGAGAAGTTGGCTTTTTCCAGACACACTGAGGTAAATTTTCTCAGAGGTGATATCGGGATCATCTAGAAGGTACTTCAGGCGAAGTTGTTTTAGATTCAGAACGATATCGACAACATCTTCGACTACGCCTTCGATAGTAGAGAATTCGTGTTCGGCCCCTTTAATTCTGACGGCAGAAACGGCAAAACCTTCGAGAGAAGAGAGTAAAATTCTGCGTAGAGAGTTACCGATAGTTTGGCCAAAGCCAGGTTCTAGCGGTTTGAACTCAAAAGAGCCCTCGAAGTCGTCGGCCTTTTGGAGAAGAATTTTATCAGGTTTTTGGAAGTTCAGCAAGCTCATAAATAAAATAGAGATGTGGCGATTAGATAAAATAATCAGACTAGGAGCCTTATGAAAGTGTAGGAAGGCAACAAAGAAAGCTTAGGACGAACCCTTGGGGGCTGTCCTAAGCTAGAAATCTGTTTAAGATACAGATTATTTAGAGTAGAGTTCAACGATAAGTTGTTCGTTGATAGGCTCTGGAATTTCGTCGCGGTTGGGATAAGCGACGAAAGAACCTTCTAGTTTTTCGGCATTAAATTCTAGCCAGCTATACTTTTGAGCTTCTTTGCTATTGGCAGCAACAGACTCTTGGATAGCAACTAGACCTTGAGATTTACCACGTACAGCTACAACTTCACCGGGGCGAACAGAGTAAGAAGGTACGTTAGTAACAACACCGTTAACGGCGATATGGCCGTGAGTAACGAGTTGGCGAGCAGCGCGACGAGTAGGAGCGATACCTAGGCGGTATACTACATTATCTAGACGTGCTTCTAGCATTTGAAGAAGGATTTCGCCGGTAACGCCAGATTTGCGGCTAGCGGCTTCAAACATGCGGCGGAACTGGCGTTCGAGCACACCATAAGCATATTTGACTTTTTGTTTTTCCATAAGCTGTTTACCGTAATCAGATTTCTGCTTACGACGTTTAGCTAGGCCATGTTGGCCGGGGGGGTATTTCTTACGCTCGAAATATTTATCATATCCGTAGATAGATTCACCAAAAGCTCTAGACTTTTTTGTTTTTGGTCCTCTATATCTTGCCATTGTTTCCTAAGATTTAACGGTTGTTTTTTGAATAAAAGCCAATGCCAGAAGGCATTATACGCGGCGCTTTTTGGGTGGACGACAGCCATTGTGGGGAAGTGGAGTTGTGTCTTGGATTGTAGTAACACGAACACCAGCACCATCGATGGCACGAATAGCGGCTTCACGGCCAGAACCAGGTCCTTTAACGTAAACGATTACGCTACGTAGGCCAAGGTCATAAGCTTCGCGAGCTGCTTCTGAAGCACATACCTGCGCTGCATAAGGCGTATTCTTTTTAGAACCGCGGAAACCCTGTTTACCAGCAGAAGACCAAGAGATTACTTGACCTGCTTTGTTGGTAATACTGATAATAATATTGTTGAAAGTAGCTTGGATATAAGCACGGCCTTGTGCTTCTACTTTTACACTTTTCTTTTTGACTTTCTTAGATGATTTAGCCATAACTGCCTTGAGATATTAAGCTTGACAAAAAATTAGAATTATTTACCCACTTTCTTCTTGTTCGCAACGGTTTTACGTCTTCCTTTGCGAGTACGAGCGTTAGTCTGGGTACGTTGTCCACGAACGGGAAGACCACGACGGTGGCGGAGTCCGCGAACACAAGCGATATCCATAAGGCGTTTGATGTTCATCTGCACTTCTGAGCGGAGTTGTCCTTCTACGAGGTACTCATCAGAAAGGATGTTGCGGATTGCTTTAATATTATCGTCTGACCAATCCTTTACTTTAGTACTTTCATCAATCTGCGCTTTAGCTAAAATTTCTTTAGCGCGAGTAGATCCGATACCATAAATATAGGTTAGGCCGATAACACCTCTTTTATTCTTGGGTAGATCAACACCTGCTATACGAGCCATAATATATGTTTTAAATTATCCCTGACGTTGCTTGAACTTAGGGTTCTTTTTGTTAATAATGTAAACTTTTCCTTTGCGGCGGACGATTTTGCAGTCTGCCGATCTTTTCTTGATAGAAGGCTTAACTTTCATGATTAAGGTTACTTTTACTACTTGTAGCGATAGATAATACGTCCGCGGCTAAGGTCATAGGGAGACATTTCGACGGCTACTTTATCACCAGGTAAGATTCGGATGTAGTTCATTCTCATCTTTCCTGAGATGGTAGCAATAATTACGTGTTCGTTTTCTAGCTTCACGCGGAACATCGCATTAGAAAGCGCTTCAGTAATTTCGCCGTCTTGACGAATAAGATTCTTTTTTCCCATTAGACTGTTTTTTCGGACTGCAAATATCTTTAAATTCTTGGTAAATACCTAATAATTAGACTGTTTTTCAAGCTGTGGTTTTAGCTTGCTGGGTTTTCTGTGGTGGGGGTAGCATCTACGGCCGGATTCTCTCTGCGGCCTCTGAGGCGTCCACCTTGGATAAACCCACCATAAGAGTTCATAGCCAAGTGACCTTCAATTTGCTGAAGTGTATCGAGAACTACAGCTACCATAATAAGTAGTGATGTTCCTCCGAAGAAGATAGCAAATCCAAGATCAATTTGGAGAATACCAGCTGCGATACCAGGCAAAATAGCGATAGCACCGAGAGCGATAGACCCAGGCAATGTAACTCGAGAAGCGACCTTATCAATATGCTCTACTGTGTCTGCCCCTGATTTAACATTAGGGATGAAAGCATTTTGGCGTTTCAATTGGTCTGCATGCTGCTGAGGATTAACAATCAAAGCAGTATAGACATAAGTAAAGATGACTACCAAAAAGAAGAAGAGAACATTGTAAGGAATAGAAGTAAAGTCTGCCAACTGTCCCCAGATAGTATCTGCGCCTGCTGGTGCTCCGAGAAAACCAGCGATGGCACCAGGAACAAACATAAGGGCTTGGGCGAAGATGATAGGCATTACTCCTGCTGCATTAAGTTTGATTGGAATATGATCTAAGCCAGACTGACCGCCCATAGCCGCAATACGGCTAGCGCCATCGGTTCGTCCGATCATATGTTTAGCAAACTTAATTTGAATTTTGCGAACAGCTTGAACCAGAGCGACTGAAGCAAGAACAACAAGTGCAAATAGGGCTAGCTCTACGATAAAGATTACCGGGCCACCGGCCATTGCGCTAAACTTGAGGTTCATTTCTCCAACGAAAGCCTGAGGAAGGGTAGCGATAATACCTGCAGTAATGAGTAGAGAGATACCATTTCCGATACCTTTATCGGTAATGCGTTCTCCTAGCCACATACAGAACACAGTACCTGCAGTCAGGATAATAATGTTAGAGAACCAGAAAATAGGAAGTCCTACATCACTAGAGATAGCTTCAGGGAAAGAAGCGTGCATATAGTTGAGGTAGGCAGATCCTTGAACTAGGGTAATCGCTATAGTGATATAGCGAGTAATTTGATTGAGTCGGCGTTGGCCAGCTTCTCCATCTTTTTGCAATTTCTGAAAATACGGAATTGCAAATCCGAGTAATTGCACGATAATAGATGCTGAGATATAGGGCATAATCCCTAGAGCAAAAACGGCAGCGTTAAAGAAGGCCCCCCCTGAGAAGGTGTTGAGTAGGTCTAGCAGGCCAGGACCATCCTCTCCTCCGCTACTGAGTTGTTTTTGAATTTCAGCGGTATCAATACCGGGCAAAATGACGAAGCTACCGAAGCGGTAGACTGCAAGCAAACCTAGGGTTAGCAGGATTCTGTTTTTGAGTTCTGGAATAGCCCAGATCTCTTTCATTTTTTCTATAAAGGATTTCATGGATCAGCTCTGTTATAGTCTAAAAGAGGTGTCTAGATTGACTTTTGCGGCCCCTAAATTAAGAGAATTATTTTAGGGAAGGAAATAAATAGCGCTTAGTGAAGCTTTATATCTGCTAAAAAGGACAAAAAAGGGTATAAAAAGCCCTAGCAACCCCTAGCCTATTACTAAAATAGGCTGGGGTTTTATATCCTGGGCAGCAAAGCTTTGGCTATTGCGGCTATTTGTAATAGAGTATTTCTCCCTGGGGTAAGGGTTTGCAGTGAGTGCGAAGTGCTGGGCGTTGGCCTAGCTGCCTGCAGCAGTGTGGCGAAGCCACAGACCGAGGCGCTTAGCGCCGAAGGGCCGAGCGAATAGCGAGCTGCGGAAGGGAGCGGCCGCTGAAAGCGGCAGGCCCCTAAAACCTTAAGAAAGGGAGCGAAAGCATTAGACACTTGAGGTACAAAAAAGAAGGAGAAACTGGAATTTCTCCTTACTACTGTACCAGATTTTAGCCGAGCAGAGAGACTGCTGCGCCTAAGGCTTCGATTTGAGTTTTGACTTCTTCCTCTACTTTCGCAGCTTGGAGGTCAAATTTAGTTTTGAGGCTACCTTCAGCGATAACGTGCAACTTATCATGTTCATTAACGTGCTTGAAGTGTGCTGCCAATTCTTTAGCGCCAACAGTAGAAAGCTCTGCAGCTTCTACAACACCTTGGATTTGGTTAGCTTTGATGATAAGTAGGCAAGATCCACCTTTTTCTTCGATAGCTGCTTTAGCAGTTTTAGAGAAGCGGAAGGCAGAAACTTGAAGTGCAGAAGTTAGTTCACCTTCAGCGAGGACTTTAAACTGTTCGTTCTTTTTGATAAGGCCAGCAGCTACGAGAGTGTCGATATCGACAGTAGTCGTATTCATTTTGTTGGCAGCATCTTGAAGATCGTTCAAGTTAACTACAGCGAAGCTATCGGGTTGGTAAGATTGATAGCGGCGAGCAGTGTTTTTGAATCCACGTTTGGGTAGGCGCATTTGGATAGGCATTTGACCACCTTCATGGCCTCTTTTGCTTTTGAATCCAGAGCGAGATTTGGCACCTTTATGACCGCGAGTAGAAGTTCCACCACGGCCTGAGCTAGTCCCGCGGCCGATGCGTTTACGATTCTTTACGGCACCGTTAGCGGGTTTGAGGTTACTCAGTTTCATTATGTGAAATGTTTTACTGATGAGAAAAGGAGGAGCTGGGTTAGAGCTCTTCTACTTTTAGCAAGTGTTTAACTTTATTGATCATTCCGGCTACCTGAGGAGTTACAACTTGCTCAGAAGACTGGTTGATTTTGCGCAGACCTAGAGCCACCATAGTTGCTTTTTGGTCTTTTGGACGATCGATAACACTTTTAATTTGCGTGATACGTACTTTTTTCATGATATCAGAGAGGTTAAGGACTATCCGTTAAAAACTTTTTCGAGTTCAATTCCTCTAGTCTTAGCTACTTGAGAAGGCGTGCGTAGTTTTTGCAGCGCATCGATAGTCGCTTTGATTACGTTATGAGGATTAGAAGAACCGAGAGATTTGGCGAGTACGTTATGAACACCGGCTACTTCTAGTACGGCGCGCATAGCACCACCAGCGATTACCCCAGTACCATCGGCAGCGGGGCGGATAAGTACTTTACCTGCGCCAAACTTACCGTGTTGTTCGTGCGGGATAGTTCCGTTTAGTACGGGCACTTTAACGAGATTCTTTTTAGCTTCTTCTGCGGCTTTAGTGATAGCAGCAGAGACTTCACGGGCTTTACCTAGGCCGTGGCCTACTTGTCCGTTGCCATCTCCAACTACAACGATAGCGGCGAAGCTGAAGGTACGACCTCCTTTGGTCACTTTAGAGACACGGTTGAGGGCGACCAATTTATCTTGGAATTCAGTATCTACTGGCTTTACGCGATTAGAT
This window contains:
- the rpsK gene encoding 30S ribosomal protein S11 is translated as MAKSSKKVKKKSVKVEAQGRAYIQATFNNIIISITNKAGQVISWSSAGKQGFRGSKKNTPYAAQVCASEAAREAYDLGLRSVIVYVKGPGSGREAAIRAIDGAGVRVTTIQDTTPLPHNGCRPPKKRRV
- the ykgO gene encoding type B 50S ribosomal protein L36 codes for the protein MKVKPSIKKRSADCKIVRRKGKVYIINKKNPKFKQRQG
- the rpsD gene encoding 30S ribosomal protein S4, with the protein product MARYRGPKTKKSRAFGESIYGYDKYFERKKYPPGQHGLAKRRKQKSDYGKQLMEKQKVKYAYGVLERQFRRMFEAASRKSGVTGEILLQMLEARLDNVVYRLGIAPTRRAARQLVTHGHIAVNGVVTNVPSYSVRPGEVVAVRGKSQGLVAIQESVAANSKEAQKYSWLEFNAEKLEGSFVAYPNRDEIPEPINEQLIVELYSK
- the secY gene encoding preprotein translocase subunit SecY — translated: MKSFIEKMKEIWAIPELKNRILLTLGLLAVYRFGSFVILPGIDTAEIQKQLSSGGEDGPGLLDLLNTFSGGAFFNAAVFALGIMPYISASIIVQLLGFAIPYFQKLQKDGEAGQRRLNQITRYITIAITLVQGSAYLNYMHASFPEAISSDVGLPIFWFSNIIILTAGTVFCMWLGERITDKGIGNGISLLITAGIIATLPQAFVGEMNLKFSAMAGGPVIFIVELALFALVVLASVALVQAVRKIQIKFAKHMIGRTDGASRIAAMGGQSGLDHIPIKLNAAGVMPIIFAQALMFVPGAIAGFLGAPAGADTIWGQLADFTSIPYNVLFFFLVVIFTYVYTALIVNPQQHADQLKRQNAFIPNVKSGADTVEHIDKVASRVTLPGSIALGAIAILPGIAAGILQIDLGFAIFFGGTSLLIMVAVVLDTLQQIEGHLAMNSYGGFIQGGRLRGRRENPAVDATPTTENPAS
- the rplQ gene encoding 50S ribosomal protein L17, whose amino-acid sequence is MRHGKKFNHLSRKSGHRKALLRNMAIALITHKRIKTTLPKAKALRKFIEPILTRAKDNTTHSRRVVFSYLQNKDAINELFDQVGPKIAERPGGYVRILKMGFRPSDAADVAIIELVDYNEAADATQEADKKRTRRRRKKKSSETAETVATEETTEEATEEAADNEEEKTEE
- the infA gene encoding translation initiation factor IF-1 → MGKKNLIRQDGEITEALSNAMFRVKLENEHVIIATISGKMRMNYIRILPGDKVAVEMSPYDLSRGRIIYRYK
- the rpsM gene encoding 30S ribosomal protein S13 codes for the protein MARIAGVDLPKNKRGVIGLTYIYGIGSTRAKEILAKAQIDESTKVKDWSDDNIKAIRNILSDEYLVEGQLRSEVQMNIKRLMDIACVRGLRHRRGLPVRGQRTQTNARTRKGRRKTVANKKKVGK
- a CDS encoding DNA-directed RNA polymerase subunit alpha; this translates as MSLLNFQKPDKILLQKADDFEGSFEFKPLEPGFGQTIGNSLRRILLSSLEGFAVSAVRIKGAEHEFSTIEGVVEDVVDIVLNLKQLRLKYLLDDPDITSEKIYLSVSGKSQLLASDINEHTNVFQVTNPELVICNLDDEMTFEMELTVTKGRGYVPAEENMPKDAPIGYIPIDAIYTPIKNVHYSVSASRVGQHTDYEKLNIDIKTDGAIHPEQAIKEAAKILIQHLMLITDENIKFPDETDKEDNIVDEHILHMRKLLKTSLEDLDLSVRAYNCLKAAKINTLADLVQYETHELLKFRNFGKKSLVEIEELLQDKSLNFGMDLSKYKLDEE
- the dtd gene encoding D-aminoacyl-tRNA deacylase; translated protein: MRLVIQRVKSAQVDVEGKMVGQIEAGLFVLLGIHQEDTPKDLDWLIQKLLKIRIFNDEQGKMNYSIQDVQGQLLVVSQFTLYAACKKGNRPSYIQAARPEKAIPLYEEFIAKAEAQLGQKVASGQFGADMQIHLHNDGPVTIILDSRTPEIF
- the rpmD gene encoding 50S ribosomal protein L30, which produces MKKVRITQIKSVIDRPKDQKATMVALGLRKINQSSEQVVTPQVAGMINKVKHLLKVEEL
- the rpsE gene encoding 30S ribosomal protein S5; the encoded protein is MAKKSNRVKPVDTEFQDKLVALNRVSKVTKGGRTFSFAAIVVVGDGNGQVGHGLGKAREVSAAITKAAEEAKKNLVKVPVLNGTIPHEQHGKFGAGKVLIRPAADGTGVIAGGAMRAVLEVAGVHNVLAKSLGSSNPHNVIKATIDALQKLRTPSQVAKTRGIELEKVFNG